In one Pseudarthrobacter oxydans genomic region, the following are encoded:
- a CDS encoding YceI family protein codes for MALPADVTTGTWTLDNSHSEIGFTVRHAGISKVRGQFKEAAATLDLPEDVAGAKINATINTASFDSGDANRDGHVKGEDFFDVEKFPEISFVSNGLVAKGNSYELTGDLTIKGVTRPVTLDTEFNGVAVDPFGNTRAGVSAETTISRKDFGLTWNAVLETGGVLVSDKVAINLELAFIAPAA; via the coding sequence ATGGCACTTCCCGCAGACGTCACCACCGGCACCTGGACCCTGGACAACTCCCACAGCGAGATCGGCTTCACCGTCCGCCACGCGGGCATCAGCAAGGTCCGCGGCCAGTTCAAGGAAGCCGCAGCAACCCTGGACCTCCCTGAGGATGTGGCCGGCGCGAAGATCAACGCCACCATCAACACGGCCAGCTTCGATTCCGGCGATGCCAACCGCGACGGCCACGTCAAGGGCGAGGACTTCTTCGACGTGGAGAAGTTCCCCGAGATCTCCTTCGTCTCCAACGGCCTGGTGGCCAAGGGCAACAGCTACGAGCTGACCGGGGACCTGACCATCAAGGGCGTCACCCGCCCCGTCACGCTGGACACCGAGTTCAACGGCGTGGCCGTGGACCCGTTCGGCAACACCCGCGCCGGCGTTTCCGCTGAGACCACCATCAGCCGCAAGGACTTCGGCCTGACCTGGAACGCTGTCCTGGAGACCGGCGGCGTCCTGGTGAGCGACAAGGTGGCCATCAACCTGGAACTGGCTTTCATCGCTCCCGCAGCGTAA
- a CDS encoding redox-sensing transcriptional repressor Rex, with translation MASLDSTPQAVPDLPGATGTAGKQIPPAAVARLTLYLRALNTLLSEGVERVSSESLAEASGVSSATLRKDLSHVGSYGTRGVGYEVQYLSRHIAAALGLTHDWKVAIVGAGNLGKALARYGGFESRGFDVVAIFDADQMVVGNEVGWLRVSDVADLEAVLHRTGANMVVLALPAAVAQDVCDRVVAAGVRSVLSFAPVMLQVPEGVNLRKVDMATELQILAYHAQRAQAPGQTA, from the coding sequence GTGGCTTCGCTGGATTCAACTCCCCAGGCTGTCCCGGACCTGCCGGGAGCCACGGGCACGGCGGGTAAACAGATTCCGCCCGCTGCCGTGGCACGGCTGACCCTCTACCTGCGCGCCCTCAACACCCTGCTCTCCGAGGGGGTGGAGCGGGTCTCCTCAGAATCCCTCGCCGAGGCCTCGGGCGTCAGCTCCGCAACCCTGCGCAAAGACCTCTCCCACGTTGGTTCGTATGGAACCCGCGGTGTGGGCTACGAGGTGCAGTACTTGAGCCGGCACATCGCGGCCGCCCTGGGACTTACGCACGACTGGAAAGTGGCGATCGTGGGTGCCGGCAACCTGGGCAAGGCCCTGGCCCGGTACGGCGGCTTTGAATCCCGCGGCTTCGACGTAGTTGCCATTTTTGACGCGGACCAGATGGTGGTGGGCAACGAAGTGGGCTGGCTGCGGGTCAGCGACGTGGCCGACCTGGAAGCGGTGTTGCACCGGACCGGGGCCAACATGGTGGTGCTGGCACTGCCGGCCGCCGTGGCCCAGGATGTTTGCGACCGCGTGGTGGCGGCCGGCGTCCGCAGCGTCCTGAGTTTCGCCCCCGTGATGCTCCAGGTGCCGGAGGGGGTCAACCTCCGCAAGGTGGACATGGCAACGGAGCTGCAGATCCTGGCCTACCACGCACAGCGGGCGCAGGCCCCGGGCCAGACCGCCTAG
- a CDS encoding TlpA family protein disulfide reductase produces MTDSNERNGLPPAPVTSRRSLLAAGGLALTALALGLSGCAQEDALAQQAKAGDNKNYVAGDGSVTEFAAGDRKSAIQVNGTLFNGTAVAPADFQGKVTVLNFWFAACAPCRVEAPILEELHQEFTDQGVQFFGVNLRDEKATAEAFEKNFNLTYPSFDDKGGGVLLAVSGLVPPGAVPTTLVLDKQGRVASRVLGEVQKGTLKALIAAAVAE; encoded by the coding sequence GTGACCGACAGTAATGAAAGGAACGGGCTGCCCCCTGCGCCCGTCACCTCCCGCCGCAGCCTGCTTGCTGCCGGCGGCCTCGCCCTGACCGCCCTGGCCCTAGGGCTGTCCGGCTGTGCGCAGGAGGACGCCCTGGCGCAGCAGGCCAAAGCGGGGGACAACAAGAACTATGTGGCCGGGGACGGGTCCGTCACGGAGTTCGCCGCCGGAGACCGCAAGTCCGCCATCCAGGTCAACGGCACCCTGTTCAACGGCACCGCGGTTGCGCCCGCCGACTTCCAGGGCAAAGTGACAGTCCTGAACTTCTGGTTCGCGGCCTGCGCCCCCTGCCGGGTGGAAGCGCCCATCCTGGAAGAGCTCCACCAGGAATTCACGGACCAGGGCGTGCAGTTCTTCGGCGTCAACCTCCGGGACGAGAAAGCCACGGCAGAGGCGTTCGAGAAGAACTTCAACCTGACCTACCCGAGCTTCGACGACAAGGGCGGCGGCGTCCTCCTGGCCGTCTCCGGGCTGGTTCCGCCCGGCGCGGTTCCCACCACCCTGGTGCTGGACAAGCAGGGCCGCGTGGCCTCCCGTGTCCTGGGCGAAGTCCAAAAGGGCACCCTGAAGGCCCTCATCGCTGCCGCCGTGGCAGAGTAG
- a CDS encoding 30S ribosomal protein bS22, with protein MGSVIKKRRKRMAKKKHRKLLRKTRHQRRNKK; from the coding sequence GTGGGTTCAGTTATTAAGAAGCGTCGCAAGCGTATGGCCAAGAAGAAGCACCGCAAGTTGCTTCGCAAGACCCGTCACCAGCGCCGCAACAAGAAGTAG
- the ccsB gene encoding c-type cytochrome biogenesis protein CcsB codes for MPFGINETMGQYSELFMLLAAGTYTVAFIAFAWDLAKSSKALRAIDLKAAQAGLDGHAREAAKVPVAAGVGERAETHLAGPAGRAERPSSSTARTAGAGAGGVATADADMRYAAERRAPARVAVALTVLGALIHGAGVVTRALGAGRVPWGNMYEFLTTGAFVAVAVFLLVLVRRDLRFLGTFVVGLAIIMLVAASVAYWTPVGHLVPALQSYWLIIHVSIAVLSSALFTLTFAMSALQLVQSHRQKSVAAGGADKLGFMRLVPSALSLENLSYRINAIAFIGWTFTLMFGAIWAEKAWGRFWGWDTKEVWTFVIWVVYAGYLHARATRGWTGTRAAWLSIVGYLCVIFNFTIVNQFFNGLHSYSGL; via the coding sequence ATGCCGTTTGGAATCAACGAAACCATGGGCCAGTACAGCGAGCTGTTCATGCTCCTGGCGGCCGGCACATACACGGTGGCCTTCATCGCCTTCGCCTGGGACCTGGCCAAGAGCAGCAAGGCCCTGCGCGCCATCGACCTGAAGGCCGCGCAGGCCGGCCTCGACGGCCACGCCCGGGAGGCAGCCAAGGTTCCGGTGGCGGCCGGGGTGGGGGAGCGCGCTGAAACGCACCTGGCCGGGCCTGCCGGCAGGGCCGAGCGGCCGTCGTCGTCCACTGCCAGGACCGCAGGGGCAGGGGCCGGAGGCGTGGCCACCGCCGACGCTGACATGCGGTACGCCGCTGAACGCCGCGCCCCCGCCCGGGTAGCCGTGGCCCTGACCGTCCTCGGCGCACTGATCCATGGTGCCGGTGTCGTGACCCGCGCGCTGGGTGCGGGACGCGTGCCCTGGGGCAACATGTACGAATTCCTCACCACCGGCGCCTTCGTGGCGGTGGCGGTGTTCCTGCTGGTCCTGGTCCGCCGCGACCTCCGCTTCCTGGGTACCTTCGTGGTGGGCCTGGCCATCATCATGCTGGTGGCCGCGTCCGTGGCCTACTGGACCCCGGTGGGCCACCTGGTTCCCGCCCTGCAGAGCTACTGGCTGATCATCCACGTGTCCATCGCCGTACTGTCCTCCGCGCTGTTCACCCTGACATTCGCCATGTCCGCGCTCCAGCTGGTCCAATCGCACCGGCAGAAATCGGTGGCTGCCGGTGGCGCTGACAAGCTCGGCTTCATGCGCCTGGTGCCGTCCGCGCTGAGCCTGGAGAACCTGTCCTACCGCATCAATGCCATTGCTTTCATCGGCTGGACCTTCACCCTCATGTTCGGCGCCATCTGGGCCGAGAAGGCGTGGGGACGGTTCTGGGGCTGGGACACCAAGGAGGTGTGGACCTTCGTCATCTGGGTGGTCTACGCAGGCTACCTCCACGCGCGCGCAACGCGCGGGTGGACGGGCACGCGGGCTGCCTGGCTGTCGATCGTGGGCTACCTTTGCGTCATTTTCAATTTCACCATCGTGAACCAATTCTTCAACGGCCTCCACTCCTATTCAGGGCTCTGA
- a CDS encoding cytochrome c biogenesis protein ResB produces the protein MSERVNVDKKSSAPVTGAGAPGSKADAALPALGPKEMLRWAWTQLTSMRTALFLLLLLAVAAVPGSLFPQRPANPAVVTQYIKDNPDYGKLLDTLQLYDVYSSAWFSAIYLLLFISLIGCVVPRAIAHYRAMRSQPPRTPKRLSRLPEYGTLVIPADAGIPAPAAIHSAAGLLRKRGYRVEVRDDDGARPSLGAERGFLKEVGNLVFHTSLIGVLVSVAAGGLFGYSGQRILVEGDTFVNTLVGYDQFNPGTNFQSSQLQPYSIQLDKFDITFDRESRGKFGQPIDFSAAVTTKENPDAPARQETLKVNDPITLGGTSIYLTGNGYAPVVTIRDGAGNVAMQGPVVAKLQGDNYYSSVVIKVPDAKPDQLGFAGFFLPTAFVSNEGVSFSGDPELFNPQLTLNSYYGDLGLDDGAPQNVFELDVKDLTPLNARNLDAGGITLAPGTSYTLPEGKGTISFDGVKRYIGVDIHHNPGQAYALVFALLAVAGLILSLYVNRRRVWIRTGTHEDGRTMVEYGLLARGEDHRLAAEAAALRQLLGGEWQLDPGPDTAQPGDSQQTPSSVRENSAGAAATAGPATTPAGPPGPEKDQ, from the coding sequence ATGAGCGAGCGCGTGAACGTAGACAAGAAATCTTCCGCCCCGGTCACTGGCGCCGGTGCGCCAGGTTCCAAGGCGGACGCCGCGCTGCCGGCCCTGGGCCCCAAAGAGATGCTGCGCTGGGCGTGGACCCAGCTGACCAGCATGCGCACGGCGCTTTTCCTGCTGCTGCTCCTGGCCGTCGCGGCCGTGCCGGGCTCGCTGTTCCCGCAGCGCCCGGCCAATCCCGCCGTCGTCACCCAGTACATCAAGGACAACCCGGACTACGGAAAGCTGCTGGACACCCTGCAGCTGTACGACGTCTACTCTTCGGCCTGGTTCTCGGCCATCTACCTGCTGCTGTTCATCTCGCTGATCGGCTGCGTGGTGCCCCGCGCCATTGCCCACTACCGGGCCATGCGGTCCCAGCCGCCGCGGACCCCCAAACGCCTGTCCCGCCTTCCCGAGTACGGCACCCTGGTCATACCGGCCGACGCCGGGATTCCGGCGCCCGCGGCCATCCACAGTGCCGCCGGGCTGCTGAGGAAGCGCGGCTACCGCGTTGAAGTGAGGGACGACGACGGCGCGCGGCCGTCTTTGGGCGCCGAGCGCGGGTTCCTGAAGGAAGTGGGAAACCTTGTCTTCCACACTTCCCTCATTGGCGTGCTGGTATCCGTGGCCGCCGGCGGCCTGTTCGGCTACAGCGGCCAGCGCATCCTGGTGGAGGGCGACACCTTCGTGAACACCCTGGTGGGCTATGACCAGTTCAACCCCGGCACCAACTTCCAGTCCAGCCAGCTGCAGCCCTACTCCATCCAGCTGGACAAGTTCGACATCACCTTCGACCGCGAATCCCGGGGCAAGTTCGGCCAGCCCATCGATTTCTCCGCCGCCGTCACCACCAAGGAAAACCCGGACGCACCCGCGCGCCAGGAAACCCTGAAGGTCAACGATCCCATCACCCTCGGCGGCACCAGCATCTACCTGACCGGCAACGGCTACGCTCCCGTGGTGACCATCCGGGACGGCGCCGGCAACGTGGCCATGCAGGGACCCGTGGTGGCCAAGCTGCAGGGGGACAACTACTACTCCTCCGTGGTGATCAAGGTTCCCGACGCCAAGCCAGACCAGCTGGGGTTCGCGGGCTTCTTCCTGCCCACCGCCTTCGTCTCCAACGAGGGGGTCTCCTTCAGCGGGGACCCGGAACTGTTCAACCCGCAGCTGACGCTCAACTCCTACTACGGGGATCTTGGCCTGGATGACGGGGCTCCGCAGAACGTCTTCGAACTGGACGTCAAGGACCTCACACCGCTGAACGCACGGAACCTGGACGCCGGCGGCATTACCCTGGCCCCCGGGACCAGCTACACGCTGCCGGAGGGTAAGGGCACCATCAGCTTCGACGGCGTCAAGCGCTACATCGGCGTGGACATCCACCACAATCCCGGGCAGGCCTACGCCCTGGTGTTTGCGCTCCTGGCCGTGGCCGGACTGATCCTCTCGCTTTACGTCAACCGCCGCCGGGTGTGGATCCGCACGGGCACCCACGAGGACGGCCGCACCATGGTTGAGTACGGACTCCTGGCCCGCGGCGAGGACCACCGGCTTGCTGCCGAAGCCGCTGCCCTCCGTCAGCTGCTCGGCGGTGAGTGGCAGCTGGACCCCGGGCCGGACACTGCACAGCCGGGGGATTCCCAGCAAACACCCAGCAGCGTGCGCGAGAATAGCGCCGGCGCTGCCGCAACCGCAGGCCCAGCCACCACCCCAGCCGGCCCCCCAGGGCCCGAAAAGGACCAGTAA
- a CDS encoding HAD family phosphatase codes for MPVEKYVAVVTKPVAAPQPGEAAFFDVDNTLMRGASLFHVARKMHQRGAFTMTQAAGFAWKQFKFVARGENIDDVHAVRDSALTLAAGITVDDVKALGEEVYDEMIASRIWPGAKALAEQHLRVGRRVWLVTATPIEVATVISTRLGLTGALGTVGEIHDGMYTGRLVGDILHGSAKAVAVRAIADAEELDLMRCWAYSDSYNDIPLLTLVGHPVAINPDARLRRHARDNNWPVYDFRAGRRAATLGLKAATACGAVYGLWKGFARIRGPRV; via the coding sequence ATGCCCGTTGAGAAATACGTCGCCGTAGTCACCAAGCCGGTTGCTGCGCCGCAGCCCGGCGAGGCGGCGTTCTTCGATGTGGACAACACCCTGATGCGCGGCGCCAGCCTCTTCCACGTTGCACGGAAGATGCACCAGCGCGGCGCCTTCACCATGACCCAGGCTGCCGGCTTTGCCTGGAAGCAGTTCAAGTTCGTGGCCCGCGGCGAGAACATCGACGACGTCCATGCGGTGCGCGACTCCGCCCTGACCCTCGCCGCGGGGATCACGGTCGACGACGTAAAAGCCTTGGGCGAAGAGGTCTACGACGAGATGATCGCCTCGAGGATCTGGCCCGGCGCCAAGGCCTTGGCGGAGCAGCACCTGCGGGTTGGCCGCCGGGTGTGGCTGGTGACCGCCACACCCATCGAAGTGGCCACCGTGATTTCCACCCGGCTGGGACTGACCGGAGCCCTGGGAACGGTGGGCGAAATACATGACGGCATGTACACGGGCCGGCTGGTGGGGGACATCCTGCACGGCTCCGCCAAGGCCGTTGCCGTCCGGGCCATTGCCGACGCCGAAGAGCTGGACCTGATGCGCTGCTGGGCCTACAGCGACTCCTACAACGACATCCCCCTGCTGACCCTGGTGGGCCACCCCGTGGCCATAAACCCGGACGCCCGTCTGCGCCGGCACGCCCGGGACAACAATTGGCCCGTCTACGACTTCCGCGCAGGCCGCCGCGCAGCCACGCTCGGGCTCAAAGCGGCAACGGCCTGCGGCGCCGTCTACGGTCTCTGGAAGGGGTTCGCCCGCATCCGGGGCCCCCGCGTCTAG
- a CDS encoding helix-turn-helix domain-containing protein, whose translation MSPEQNFSNAKFLTVAEVAQVMRVSKMTVYRLVHSGEMPAVRFGRSYRVPEQAVEQYLKGAVVDGHTETA comes from the coding sequence ATGTCGCCAGAACAGAACTTCTCAAACGCGAAGTTCCTCACCGTGGCTGAAGTCGCCCAGGTTATGCGGGTCTCCAAGATGACCGTGTACCGGCTGGTCCACTCCGGCGAAATGCCGGCAGTGCGCTTCGGACGCTCCTACCGCGTCCCGGAGCAGGCGGTGGAGCAGTACCTCAAAGGTGCTGTGGTGGACGGCCACACCGAGACCGCCTGA
- a CDS encoding glutaredoxin family protein has protein sequence MASPRVLLITKADCHLCEDARDAVGRVTASLGLEWDEELVDHQPELRERYAEEIPVVLVDGVQRDFWKIDEARLERVLRQAMAQ, from the coding sequence ATGGCCTCACCGCGCGTCCTCCTCATCACCAAAGCAGACTGCCACCTTTGCGAAGACGCGCGCGACGCCGTCGGGCGGGTTACCGCATCGCTGGGACTTGAGTGGGACGAGGAGTTGGTGGACCACCAGCCGGAACTCCGTGAACGCTATGCGGAAGAAATCCCCGTGGTGCTGGTGGACGGGGTGCAGCGCGATTTCTGGAAGATCGACGAAGCCCGCCTTGAACGCGTGCTCCGGCAGGCAATGGCGCAGTAG
- a CDS encoding cytochrome c biogenesis protein CcdA: MNSPFAEAILNGSLLLAIPVALLAGLVSFLSPCVLPLVPGYLGYVTGLSGVDLEKQKRGRMLLGIGLFVLGFSVIFVLLGGAFGQLGTLITGTQNAWITQLLGILVIVMGVVFMGGFSWLQRDAKIHAKPPAGLWGAPLLGLTFGLGWAPCIGPTYSAVQLLSLSGGSSAAKGAFLAFVYSLGLGIPFLLIALALRRGMGVMAFFRKHRLAIQRTGGGILVVLGLLMASGVWGAWVTELQYWFQTDVKLPI, encoded by the coding sequence GTGAACAGCCCCTTCGCCGAAGCCATCCTGAACGGCTCGCTCCTCCTTGCCATTCCCGTGGCACTGCTGGCCGGACTGGTTTCCTTCCTCTCGCCCTGCGTCCTGCCCCTGGTTCCCGGGTACCTGGGTTACGTCACCGGGCTGAGCGGCGTGGACCTGGAAAAGCAGAAGCGCGGCCGGATGCTGCTGGGCATTGGACTGTTCGTGCTCGGCTTCTCCGTGATCTTCGTCCTGCTGGGGGGTGCCTTCGGCCAGCTGGGAACCCTCATCACGGGCACGCAGAATGCCTGGATCACCCAACTCCTGGGCATCCTGGTGATCGTCATGGGCGTGGTGTTCATGGGCGGCTTCAGCTGGCTGCAGCGCGACGCCAAGATCCACGCCAAGCCGCCGGCCGGGCTCTGGGGCGCGCCGCTGCTGGGCCTGACCTTCGGGCTGGGCTGGGCGCCGTGCATCGGCCCCACCTACTCCGCCGTCCAGCTGCTGAGCCTCTCCGGCGGCTCCTCCGCCGCCAAGGGCGCCTTCCTGGCCTTTGTCTACAGCCTGGGCCTGGGCATTCCCTTCCTGCTGATCGCTTTGGCACTCCGCCGCGGCATGGGTGTGATGGCGTTCTTCCGCAAGCACCGCCTGGCCATCCAGCGCACCGGCGGGGGCATCCTGGTGGTGCTGGGCCTGCTGATGGCCAGCGGCGTCTGGGGCGCCTGGGTGACCGAACTCCAGTACTGGTTCCAAACCGATGTGAAGTTGCCGATCTGA
- a CDS encoding histidine phosphatase family protein: MPQATVHLLRHGEVHNPDGVLYGRLPEFHLSELGQEMARMLAEHFRRRAAAGARITYLAASPLDRAQETARPTSDALHLEIHTDERIIEAENYFEGMKVTKAELRRPKHWPRLVNPLRPSWGEPYRNQASRVMEAVQDARLRAIELAAGDFGTDGPEAIMVSHQLPIWATRLSAEGRPLWHDPRKRECTLTSITSLVFDDGGALLRVQYSEPAASLLPGAASTPGA; this comes from the coding sequence ATGCCCCAAGCCACTGTCCATTTGCTCCGCCACGGCGAGGTCCACAACCCTGACGGCGTTCTGTACGGAAGGCTGCCCGAATTCCACCTCTCCGAGCTGGGGCAGGAGATGGCGCGCATGCTCGCCGAGCACTTCCGCCGCCGCGCCGCAGCCGGCGCCCGCATCACCTACCTGGCAGCGTCGCCGCTGGACCGTGCGCAGGAAACTGCACGGCCGACGTCGGACGCCCTGCACCTGGAAATCCACACGGACGAGCGGATCATCGAGGCGGAGAACTACTTCGAGGGCATGAAGGTCACCAAGGCGGAGCTTCGCCGGCCCAAGCACTGGCCCCGGCTGGTCAACCCGCTGCGGCCCTCGTGGGGCGAGCCCTACAGGAACCAGGCCTCCCGGGTGATGGAAGCGGTGCAGGATGCACGGCTGCGCGCCATCGAACTGGCAGCCGGGGACTTCGGAACGGACGGGCCTGAAGCGATCATGGTCAGCCACCAGCTCCCCATCTGGGCCACCCGGCTGAGCGCCGAGGGCAGGCCCCTGTGGCACGACCCCCGGAAGCGTGAATGCACGCTGACATCCATCACGTCGCTGGTGTTCGACGACGGCGGCGCGCTCCTGCGCGTGCAGTACAGCGAACCGGCGGCTTCCCTACTTCCGGGTGCGGCAAGCACCCCTGGAGCCTAG
- a CDS encoding Hsp70 family protein, whose translation MSYVLAIDVGTSFTAAAVARFDHGTSSSPECLPLGIRGTSVPSVLFYPEEGPVLVGEAAERRGLDSPARVVREFKRRMGDAVPISVGTLSLPAEDVFATMARWVADRAEEREGAPPSEIILTHPAAWGSHRTSLLREALAARSLQNVALVTEPEAAALHYASQVRVEEGSTIAVYDLGGGTFDTAVLRKAGNNRFELLGRPEGIENLGGADFDAAVLRYVASNTGGFLSSLDTSDPGARAALARLQRECVEAKEALSADSEASISVLLPGFHQQVRLVRSEFEALINEPIRDTVDALEQSLASLRLEPADLSAVLLIGGSSRIPLVAQVISEQLDRPIAVDADPKSSICLGAAAAAVLAREAAAAEVVAQAAAAAEAGRAAAARDAAAPGYAPGRLASWSRKSTTAAGAMAGIAAQGAGHGQHGHRGGAHAPKPTVRLTAIAAAAAAFTVLSATAAQSPEGLSSLTSIFTPKADAAPEKGSSLGGSGGGGGVGGAAAAGAGAEAQEPARGIEASASTKDSAPGGAGLDVAASPTSRPTSSAAAEQAAADSGGTGALDTGTGTADSAGTGAGGVTEPVGTPAVPAGTVDPAPGTSDPVPVETGTGSPVPVDPPPTTEEPPATEERPPVTEEPPPATEEPPPPVTEEPTPPATEEPPPSAPEPTASTATESAPATDPATATEAAPATDPATAAEPAA comes from the coding sequence ATGAGCTACGTTCTCGCCATTGATGTCGGGACCAGCTTCACCGCTGCTGCCGTTGCACGCTTCGATCACGGTACCTCCTCTTCTCCTGAGTGCCTCCCGCTGGGAATCCGCGGAACCTCAGTACCCTCTGTGCTGTTTTACCCGGAGGAAGGCCCCGTCCTGGTGGGGGAAGCCGCGGAACGCCGCGGGCTTGATTCCCCGGCCCGGGTGGTACGGGAATTCAAGCGCCGGATGGGCGACGCCGTGCCGATCTCCGTGGGCACGCTCTCCCTGCCCGCCGAGGACGTCTTCGCCACCATGGCCCGCTGGGTGGCCGACCGCGCAGAGGAACGCGAGGGGGCGCCGCCGTCGGAAATCATCCTGACCCACCCGGCCGCCTGGGGGAGCCACCGCACCTCGCTCCTCAGGGAAGCCCTGGCCGCCAGGAGCCTGCAGAACGTTGCCCTGGTGACGGAACCGGAGGCCGCAGCCCTGCATTACGCCTCCCAGGTGCGCGTGGAAGAGGGAAGCACCATTGCCGTCTACGACCTTGGCGGCGGAACCTTCGACACGGCCGTCCTCCGGAAGGCCGGCAACAACCGGTTTGAGCTGCTGGGCCGCCCGGAAGGCATCGAAAACCTTGGGGGAGCCGACTTTGATGCGGCGGTCCTGCGCTACGTGGCCAGTAACACCGGCGGCTTCCTCTCCAGCCTCGACACCTCCGATCCCGGGGCCCGCGCTGCGCTGGCGAGGCTGCAGCGCGAATGCGTGGAAGCCAAGGAGGCGCTCTCCGCGGACAGCGAAGCCAGCATCTCCGTCCTGCTGCCGGGATTCCACCAGCAGGTGCGCCTGGTCCGTTCCGAATTCGAGGCACTGATCAACGAGCCCATCCGGGACACGGTGGACGCGCTGGAACAGTCCCTGGCGAGCCTGCGGCTGGAACCGGCGGACCTTTCCGCCGTGCTGCTCATTGGCGGATCATCGAGGATCCCCCTGGTTGCGCAGGTGATCTCCGAACAGCTGGACCGGCCCATCGCCGTCGACGCTGATCCCAAGTCCTCCATTTGCCTCGGTGCTGCCGCCGCGGCTGTCCTGGCGCGCGAGGCAGCCGCCGCCGAGGTTGTGGCGCAGGCTGCCGCTGCGGCGGAAGCCGGCCGTGCCGCCGCGGCCCGTGATGCGGCCGCACCGGGTTACGCGCCCGGACGGCTGGCGAGCTGGTCGCGGAAGAGCACGACGGCGGCAGGCGCGATGGCTGGAATCGCAGCCCAGGGTGCCGGGCATGGCCAGCACGGACACCGGGGCGGCGCCCACGCGCCGAAACCTACGGTTCGGCTGACCGCCATCGCGGCAGCTGCGGCCGCGTTCACGGTCCTTTCGGCTACCGCTGCCCAGAGCCCCGAGGGCCTCAGTAGCCTGACATCCATCTTCACCCCCAAGGCGGACGCCGCCCCCGAGAAGGGTTCTTCCTTAGGCGGCTCGGGCGGCGGCGGAGGAGTCGGCGGGGCGGCAGCGGCCGGTGCCGGTGCGGAAGCGCAGGAACCTGCGAGGGGCATCGAAGCCAGTGCCAGCACGAAGGACTCCGCCCCGGGCGGCGCGGGCCTGGACGTGGCCGCCTCACCCACCAGCAGGCCGACGTCCAGCGCCGCCGCGGAGCAGGCTGCCGCGGACTCCGGCGGAACGGGCGCTCTTGACACCGGTACCGGTACAGCTGACTCCGCCGGAACCGGTGCCGGCGGAGTTACGGAGCCCGTCGGCACACCCGCTGTCCCTGCCGGAACGGTTGATCCTGCGCCGGGTACAAGCGACCCAGTGCCGGTTGAGACGGGAACGGGGAGCCCTGTCCCCGTGGACCCGCCGCCGACGACTGAGGAGCCGCCCGCGACCGAGGAGCGTCCGCCAGTGACCGAGGAGCCCCCGCCAGCTACCGAGGAGCCTCCGCCCCCGGTGACGGAGGAGCCCACGCCGCCGGCAACCGAGGAGCCGCCGCCTTCCGCGCCCGAACCCACCGCGTCCACGGCCACGGAGTCCGCTCCGGCCACCGATCCGGCCACGGCCACGGAGGCCGCTCCGGCCACCGATCCGGCCACGGCCGCTGAACCGGCGGCTTGA